The DNA window ATACCCGCCCAGTCGCAGGACTCGGTTCCGCCGGCTCCGGCATTTAACTTGATGATGGCATCCTTGCTGTCGTATTCCCCGGATAACAGGGTTTTCATACGAATCGTCTCGAAATCAGCCTCGAACTGATCCATGATCTCTTGAATCTCAGAGATGACCGAAGCATCATTTTCTTCGTATCCCATCTCGATCAGAGTTTCCATATCGTCTCTCTGGCTCTCCAGATTTTCATAGATCTCTTTATCGTCCTTGAGACTTTTGAGTTCTTTCATCATCTCCTGGGAGCGCTCCGGATTGTCCCAGAAATCCGGTTCTTCCATCTTTCTTTCCAATTCTTCGATTCGCTTTTCCTTGTTCTCAAGATCAAGGGAATCTCTCATTTCTTCCAATGGTTTCGCATAGGAATTCAATGTTGCTTTAAACTGATCTAATTCTACCAAAGGTTTTACCCTCTTTCCTTATACAATATTTTATACATTTCCGGCTGTTGACTACGCTATCGCATCAACAGCCGTTTTTCTTTTTCTTTATACCAGTTTTCTTCCGCAGCACTGTTTGTATTTCTTGCCGCTTCCGCACGGGCATGGATCGTTCGGATATACTTTCTGTTCCGCACGACGTACCGGTCCTTTGACGGATTCGTCTTTGTTGGTTCCGGTTACTTCCGCTACCTGCTCACGTTCTACTTTCTGCTCGATTCTTACGTGATACAGCAGACGAACGGTATCCTGCTGGATGCCTGCGATCATCTCGTCAAACATCTCGAAAGCACTCATCTTGTATTCAACTTTCGGATCTCTCTGTCCGTAAGCCTGCAGACCGATACCCTGACGCAGCTGTTCCATATCATCGATATGATCCATCCATTTTCTGTCGATAACTTTCAGCAGTACCACACGTTCCAGTTCACGGATCTGTTCCGGTTCCGGGAACTCTGCTTCTTTTACTTCGTACAGTTTGATCGCTTCTTCTTTCAGGTTCTGTTTTAACTGGTTCTTACGAACACCCTTGACATCTTCCTTGGTGATCGTCTTCACCGGAATGATCGGCTGCAGGATCGTATTCAGTTCCACCAGATCCCACTCATCAGAATCCACCTCATCGCTGATACACATATCCACGGTATTTTCCACGGTATCGGTGATCATCTTGCAGATCGCATCACGCATGTTGTCTCCGTCAAGTACGCGGCGTCTCTCTTTGTAAATGATCTCTCTCTGTTCGTTGTTTACCTGGTCATATTCGAGCAGGTTCTTACGGATACCGTAGTTGTTGCTCTCGATCTTTCTCTGTGCCTTCTCGATCGCGCTGGAAAGCATCTTATGCTCGATCTGCTCGTTCTCTGCAACACCGAGGCTGCTGAATACAGACATCAGCTTCTCGGAACCGAACAGACGCATCAGATCATCTTCCAGAGAAATATAGAAACGGGACTCACCCGGATCTCCCTGACGTCCGGCACGACCACGCAGCTGGTTATCGATACGACGGGACTCATGACGCTCGGTACCGATGATCTTCAATCCACCGGCTGCTCTCGCTTCATCGTCCAGCTTGATATCGGTACCACGACCTGCCATGTTGGTCGCAATGGTAACTGCACCTGCCACACCGGCCTGTGCAACGATCTCTGCCTCCAGCTCATGGAACTTCGCATTCAGTACCTGGTGAGCGATACCCTCTCTCCGAAGCATGTTGCTTAAGAGTTCGGAAGTCTCGATCGTGATCGTACCTACCAGTACCGGCTGGTTCTTCGCATGTGCTTTCTTGATCTCTTCCACAACAGCGCGAAATTTTTCTTTCTTTGTCATATATACCGCGTCATCCAGGTCGATACGCTGTACCGGACGGTTTGTCGGGATCTCGATAACGTCCATACCGTAGATCTCACGGAACTCCTGTTCCTCGGTCAGAGCCGTACCGGTCATAC is part of the Blautia faecicola genome and encodes:
- the secA gene encoding preprotein translocase subunit SecA, which encodes MKLSEKIFGTHSSRELKRIMPLVDQIEALRPTMQAMTDEELKDQTRKFKERLAEGETLDDLLPEAFATVREAAKRVLNMEHYRVQLIGGIILHQGRIAEMRTGEGKTLVSTCPAYLNALEGKGVHIVTVNDYLAKRDAEWMGKVHEFLGLKVGVILNSMKNDERREQYACDITYVTNNEDGFDYLRDNMVIYKEQLVQRELHYAIIDEVDSVLIDEARTPLIISGQSGKSTKLYEVCDILARQLERGEASGEMTKMTAIMGEEIVETGDFIVNEKDKVVNLTEEGVKKVEKFFHIENLADPENLEIQHNVILALRAHNLMFRDQDYVVKDDQVLIVDEFTGRIMPGRRYSDGLHQAIEAKEHVKVRRESKTLATITFQNFFNKYAKKAGMTGTALTEEQEFREIYGMDVIEIPTNRPVQRIDLDDAVYMTKKEKFRAVVEEIKKAHAKNQPVLVGTITIETSELLSNMLRREGIAHQVLNAKFHELEAEIVAQAGVAGAVTIATNMAGRGTDIKLDDEARAAGGLKIIGTERHESRRIDNQLRGRAGRQGDPGESRFYISLEDDLMRLFGSEKLMSVFSSLGVAENEQIEHKMLSSAIEKAQRKIESNNYGIRKNLLEYDQVNNEQREIIYKERRRVLDGDNMRDAICKMITDTVENTVDMCISDEVDSDEWDLVELNTILQPIIPVKTITKEDVKGVRKNQLKQNLKEEAIKLYEVKEAEFPEPEQIRELERVVLLKVIDRKWMDHIDDMEQLRQGIGLQAYGQRDPKVEYKMSAFEMFDEMIAGIQQDTVRLLYHVRIEQKVEREQVAEVTGTNKDESVKGPVRRAEQKVYPNDPCPCGSGKKYKQCCGRKLV